In Microvenator marinus, one genomic interval encodes:
- a CDS encoding PspA/IM30 family protein, producing MGLFNRIGTLLKANINDLVSKAEDPEKILNQLILDMKEQLIEAKKQVAVAIADEKRLKKQLDNELHMAREWEKKAMMAVRAGRDDLAREALQRKTEHDKLASEFQAHWEAQKAASDKLRDSLRQLNNKIEEAKRRKNLLIARQKRAEAQKTIQETMSGLNDTSAFDTFDRMSQKIEQMEAEAEASAELAEGMSGDNLASKFEDLEVDHGADEALMALKAKMGMGQQAEQKFEFEEKQEKKQSVPAGRGTWDTEDF from the coding sequence ATGGGTCTTTTCAATCGTATCGGCACGCTCCTTAAAGCAAATATCAACGATCTGGTCAGCAAGGCAGAGGATCCTGAGAAAATCCTTAACCAGCTGATCCTCGATATGAAGGAGCAATTGATCGAAGCCAAGAAGCAGGTTGCGGTCGCAATTGCAGATGAAAAGCGGCTCAAGAAGCAGCTTGATAACGAATTGCACATGGCGAGGGAGTGGGAGAAGAAGGCGATGATGGCGGTTCGCGCTGGCCGAGATGACCTCGCGCGTGAGGCTCTTCAACGCAAGACCGAACACGACAAGCTGGCATCCGAGTTTCAGGCTCACTGGGAGGCGCAGAAGGCTGCTTCAGACAAGCTTCGCGACTCGTTGCGTCAACTCAACAATAAGATCGAGGAGGCGAAGCGTCGTAAGAACCTCCTCATCGCTCGTCAGAAGCGCGCCGAAGCTCAGAAGACCATTCAAGAGACGATGTCTGGTCTGAATGACACGTCGGCCTTCGATACCTTCGACCGCATGTCGCAGAAGATCGAGCAAATGGAAGCAGAAGCTGAGGCGTCTGCTGAGCTTGCAGAGGGCATGTCCGGCGATAATCTCGCGTCGAAGTTTGAGGACCTCGAAGTGGATCATGGTGCCGACGAAGCTCTGATGGCCTTGAAGGCCAAGATGGGCATGGGCCAACAAGCCGAGCAGAAGTTTGAGTTTGAAGAGAAGCAAGAGAAGAAGCAGTCGGTTCCTGCGGGTCGTGGCACCTGGGACACTGAAGATTTCTAG